The genomic interval CGGCGTCGTGGGCGACTGGGAAAAGGTCAAGCGGAAGGTGTTCCGCATCCGGCCGAATAGATAAGGAGTCCGGCGTGGCGTTCTTCCGGGTGGACAAGCTGGTCAAGACCTTCGGCGGCCTGACGGCCGTCAACGAGGTGAGCTTCAAGGTGGAGCAGGGGGAGATCCTGGGCCTGATCGGGCCGAACGGCTCCGGGAAGACCACGCTGTTCAACATGATCAGCGGCGTCTACGCCCCGAACTCCGGCAAGGTCGTCTTCAAGGACCGGGAGATCCAGGGGATGAAGCCCCACAAGATCTGCCGGATGGGGATCGGCCGGACCTTCCAGGTGGTCAAGCCGCTCGGGAGGATGACCGTGCGGGACAACGTCATCGCCGCGTCCTTCTCCCGCGTGAACTCCATGCGGGAGGCGAAGGACCACGCCATGGAGATCCTGGATTTCTGCGGGCTGATCCGGTCGAAGGACGTCCTCGCCAAGTCGCTCCCCATCGCCGGGCGCAAGCGGCTGGAGATCG from Thermodesulfobacteriota bacterium carries:
- a CDS encoding ABC transporter ATP-binding protein, with translation MAFFRVDKLVKTFGGLTAVNEVSFKVEQGEILGLIGPNGSGKTTLFNMISGVYAPNSGKVVFKDREIQGMKPHKICRMGIGRTFQVVKPLGRMTVRDNVIAASFSRVNSMREAKDHAMEILDFCGLIRSKDVLAKSLPIAGRKRLEIARAMATNPELLLLDETAAGLNPTELLAAINLIRKIRDNGTTVIIIEHIMHVIMTISDRIHAINFGQTIAEGTPKEVAENPAVIEAYLGTDYA